The proteins below are encoded in one region of Desulfovermiculus halophilus DSM 18834:
- the rplI gene encoding 50S ribosomal protein L9, whose protein sequence is MEVILRTDMENLGKLGDVVKVKPGYARNYLIPKELAMQATPSNLKVFEQQRRKLQEKLDKARAEAESLAGRLEETVITIPVRVGESDKLYGSVTSAMISEALAQQGLEVDKKDIELDNPIRSLGEHQVPVKLYSGVRPELKVNVVRHGEESASSGEGE, encoded by the coding sequence ATGGAGGTCATTTTACGCACAGACATGGAAAATCTCGGCAAGCTGGGAGATGTGGTCAAGGTCAAGCCTGGGTATGCCCGGAACTATCTGATACCCAAGGAGCTGGCCATGCAGGCTACGCCCAGCAACCTGAAGGTCTTTGAACAGCAGCGCCGCAAACTGCAGGAAAAGCTGGACAAGGCCCGGGCCGAGGCCGAAAGCCTGGCCGGGAGGCTGGAAGAGACTGTCATTACTATTCCGGTTCGAGTCGGCGAGAGCGACAAGCTCTATGGCTCTGTGACCAGCGCCATGATCTCCGAGGCCTTGGCCCAGCAGGGTCTGGAGGTGGACAAGAAGGACATCGAGCTGGACAATCCCATCCGGAGCCTGGGCGAGCATCAGGTGCCGGTCAAGCTGTACTCTGGAGTGCGGCCTGAACTCAAGGTGAATGTGGTTCGGCATGGCGAAGAATCAGCCAGCAGCGGGGAAGGGGAGTAA
- the rpsR gene encoding 30S ribosomal protein S18 — protein sequence MAFKFTPRKKYCRFCADKNLPLDYKRPDILQDFVTERGKIIARRITGTCAKHQRKLTTEIKRARQMALMYYTAVHSSEVKKKTV from the coding sequence ATGGCATTCAAGTTTACACCCCGGAAGAAGTACTGCCGGTTTTGTGCAGACAAGAACCTTCCTCTGGACTACAAGCGGCCTGATATCCTCCAGGATTTTGTCACCGAGCGGGGAAAGATCATCGCCCGGCGGATTACAGGCACCTGCGCCAAGCATCAGCGCAAACTGACGACGGAGATCAAGCGGGCCAGGCAAATGGCCCTTATGTACTACACTGCTGTTCACAGCTCAGAGGTCAAGAAAAAGACCGTGTAG
- the rpsF gene encoding 30S ribosomal protein S6, with protein MNRKFETLLLFSPDIGSEERQQVLDDVSRVVGEYSGQVAEVDDWGKRTLAYPVQKHTRGHYVRLVYGALGSAVAEIERRIRIADGVLKFMTVKLADEFQPVEEA; from the coding sequence ATGAACAGAAAGTTTGAGACCCTGCTGTTGTTCAGCCCGGACATCGGGTCCGAGGAGAGGCAGCAGGTTTTGGACGACGTGAGCCGGGTAGTGGGCGAATACTCCGGCCAGGTAGCGGAAGTTGACGACTGGGGCAAGCGGACGCTGGCCTATCCGGTCCAGAAGCACACCCGGGGGCACTATGTCCGTTTGGTCTACGGCGCGCTTGGATCAGCCGTCGCGGAGATAGAGCGCAGGATCCGGATTGCGGACGGTGTGCTCAAGTTCATGACCGTCAAGCTTGCCGACGAATTCCAACCGGTCGAGGAGGCCTAG
- a CDS encoding SurA N-terminal domain-containing protein, translated as MLEAIRNNAQSWGVKLLFAIIVLVFVFWGVGSFRDSKRQVVATVGDQEIGMREFVQTYQRQVETLRRQRGEVTSRDLQEMDLKRQVLDQMINERLIRAKAQELGLFVGSGQVRTRIREMGVFHGDNATFDPRRYQTMLRMNNLNPAQFESDIRMDLVSSSLRQAVVSPVQVREAEARDMFDYVQAKARIDYVQFPVQDYMDQVTVDAEDVQAYYQEHKKDYQVPAAMRMQVLRITPESLADNQEINAEEIAGYYQDHQKQFSRPEQVKARHILVQVGEDAAQDEVEQARQKIAEAVERLEQGAEFAQVAGEVSEGPSAAEGGDLGWFGRGSMVQAFEDAAFALQPGEISEPVRTRFGFHLIRVEDRREAGVQPLDQVREGIEQRLAEDKAMGQLEDKLDEVLQIVLTSQDMHQAAEAVGLEVEEMGPFGSQNPPSGLGLNQEQVQRLMEMNAGEITESPIMLEDGYLMVKKTEHEPAHVPELKEIQDRVRTAFARDKAKELAHSAAQDALHKLGQEATVQELGLQTTSSRQFTRRGAIPGLGKNQDLARDAFAADPGKWLQQPYFLAQAWVVARLAEITPPEDAAWEEQKDFWVENVRRMKRQTLFQAYLQGLREDAEISILAPEALEYS; from the coding sequence ATGCTTGAAGCCATCCGCAATAATGCCCAGTCCTGGGGGGTCAAGCTCCTGTTTGCCATCATCGTCCTGGTTTTTGTCTTCTGGGGGGTGGGCAGCTTCCGGGACTCAAAGCGCCAGGTGGTAGCCACGGTAGGGGATCAGGAAATCGGGATGCGGGAGTTCGTCCAGACCTATCAGCGTCAGGTGGAGACCCTTCGACGCCAGCGCGGCGAGGTGACCTCCCGGGACCTGCAGGAAATGGACCTCAAGCGCCAGGTCCTGGACCAGATGATCAATGAGCGCCTGATTCGGGCCAAGGCACAGGAGCTCGGGCTTTTTGTCGGCTCCGGCCAAGTGCGGACCAGGATCAGGGAAATGGGCGTTTTCCATGGGGACAACGCCACCTTTGATCCGCGCAGGTACCAGACCATGCTGCGGATGAACAATCTCAATCCGGCCCAGTTTGAATCCGATATCCGTATGGACCTGGTCAGCTCTTCTCTGCGCCAGGCGGTCGTGTCCCCGGTTCAGGTCCGGGAGGCGGAGGCCAGAGACATGTTCGACTATGTCCAGGCCAAGGCCCGGATCGATTACGTCCAGTTTCCGGTCCAGGATTACATGGACCAGGTCACAGTAGATGCAGAGGATGTCCAGGCCTACTACCAGGAGCACAAGAAGGATTACCAGGTGCCGGCCGCAATGCGTATGCAGGTCCTTAGAATCACCCCTGAGTCCCTGGCTGACAATCAGGAGATCAATGCGGAGGAAATTGCAGGCTACTACCAGGATCATCAAAAGCAGTTCTCCAGGCCGGAGCAGGTGAAGGCCAGGCATATTCTGGTCCAGGTGGGCGAGGATGCTGCCCAGGATGAGGTGGAGCAGGCCAGGCAGAAGATCGCCGAAGCCGTGGAGCGCCTGGAGCAGGGAGCGGAGTTCGCCCAGGTAGCCGGGGAGGTCTCCGAGGGGCCGAGCGCCGCAGAAGGGGGAGATCTGGGCTGGTTCGGCCGCGGGTCCATGGTCCAGGCCTTTGAAGATGCGGCTTTTGCCCTGCAGCCGGGCGAGATCAGCGAGCCGGTGCGGACCAGGTTCGGCTTTCATCTGATCAGGGTCGAGGACCGGCGGGAAGCAGGGGTGCAGCCCCTGGACCAGGTTCGGGAGGGGATCGAGCAGCGTCTGGCCGAGGACAAGGCCATGGGCCAGCTCGAGGACAAGCTGGATGAAGTGCTGCAGATTGTGCTCACATCACAGGATATGCACCAGGCTGCCGAGGCTGTGGGCCTGGAGGTGGAGGAGATGGGACCGTTCGGCTCACAGAATCCCCCGTCCGGGCTCGGGCTGAATCAGGAGCAGGTGCAGAGGCTGATGGAGATGAATGCCGGGGAGATCACCGAGAGCCCGATCATGCTGGAGGACGGCTACCTGATGGTCAAGAAGACTGAGCATGAGCCGGCTCATGTCCCTGAGCTGAAAGAGATACAAGACCGGGTCCGCACTGCCTTTGCCCGGGATAAGGCCAAGGAGCTGGCACACAGTGCTGCCCAGGACGCCCTGCACAAGCTTGGGCAGGAGGCAACGGTCCAGGAGCTGGGGCTGCAGACGACGTCCAGCCGGCAGTTCACCAGACGCGGGGCCATTCCCGGGCTGGGCAAAAACCAGGACCTGGCCCGGGATGCCTTTGCAGCAGACCCTGGAAAGTGGCTGCAGCAGCCGTACTTTTTGGCTCAGGCATGGGTTGTGGCCAGGCTGGCCGAGATCACGCCCCCGGAGGACGCGGCCTGGGAAGAACAAAAGGACTTCTGGGTGGAGAATGTGCGCCGGATGAAGCGGCAGACCCTGTTCCAGGCCTACTTGCAGGGGCTCAGGGAAGATGCCGAGATCTCGATTCTCGCTCCGGAGGCCTTAGAGTATTCCTGA
- the hslU gene encoding ATP-dependent protease ATPase subunit HslU gives MQATLTPPQIVAELNKFIVGQEDAKRMVAIALRNRWRRRQLDPELQEEVAPKNIIMIGPTGVGKTEIARRLAKLAGSPFFKVEASKFTEVGYVGRDVESMIRDLMEIGVNMVRQEETDKVREKAAQQAEESLLDLLLPNSRSKGSAVSAQDADPETGQEPENPTREKFRQLWRDGKLNDRMVEVEVEGQGMQMGMMAMPGMEDMEMQFRDMFSRMFPKKKKTRKMKTVDAYEHLVQQESERLIDQDKVVELAKERVEQSGIIFLDELDKVCASQSGSQQTDISREGVQRDLLPVVEGCVVNTKYGMLRTDHILFIAAGAFHYSKPSDLIPELQGRFPLRVELGPLQQQEFYQILTEPQNSLTVQYRALLETEGLEVEFHPEGLWELASYAQRINEETENIGARRLYTLLEKVLHELSFSAAEQEGEKVVIDAHYVQDQLKDIEENRDLSRYIL, from the coding sequence ATGCAGGCAACACTGACTCCGCCGCAGATAGTGGCTGAACTGAATAAATTTATTGTCGGCCAGGAAGATGCCAAGCGGATGGTGGCCATCGCCCTCCGCAATCGCTGGCGCCGCAGGCAGCTGGATCCGGAGCTCCAGGAAGAGGTGGCTCCCAAGAACATCATCATGATCGGTCCCACCGGGGTAGGCAAGACGGAAATAGCCCGCCGGCTGGCCAAGCTTGCCGGCTCCCCCTTCTTCAAGGTGGAGGCCTCCAAGTTCACCGAGGTGGGGTACGTGGGCCGGGATGTGGAATCCATGATCCGGGACCTGATGGAGATCGGGGTGAACATGGTCCGGCAGGAGGAAACGGACAAGGTCCGGGAAAAGGCTGCCCAGCAGGCTGAGGAATCCCTGCTGGATCTCTTGCTGCCCAACTCCAGGAGCAAGGGGTCGGCGGTCTCGGCCCAGGATGCGGACCCGGAGACCGGGCAGGAGCCGGAAAATCCGACCCGGGAGAAGTTCCGCCAGCTGTGGAGGGATGGGAAGCTGAACGACCGAATGGTGGAGGTGGAGGTAGAAGGTCAGGGGATGCAGATGGGCATGATGGCCATGCCCGGAATGGAAGACATGGAAATGCAGTTCCGGGACATGTTCAGCCGAATGTTTCCCAAGAAGAAAAAGACCAGAAAGATGAAGACCGTGGATGCCTACGAGCACCTGGTCCAGCAGGAATCGGAGCGGCTCATCGATCAGGACAAGGTGGTGGAGCTGGCCAAGGAGCGGGTGGAGCAAAGTGGAATCATCTTCCTGGACGAGCTGGACAAGGTCTGTGCCTCCCAAAGCGGCAGCCAGCAGACCGACATCTCCAGGGAAGGCGTGCAGCGGGATCTTTTGCCGGTTGTGGAAGGATGCGTGGTGAACACCAAGTACGGCATGCTGCGCACCGACCACATACTGTTCATCGCCGCCGGGGCGTTTCACTATTCCAAGCCCTCGGATCTCATTCCCGAGCTGCAGGGCCGTTTCCCTCTGCGGGTGGAGCTCGGTCCATTGCAGCAGCAGGAGTTCTATCAGATCCTGACCGAGCCCCAGAATTCTCTGACCGTTCAATACCGGGCCCTGCTGGAAACCGAAGGGCTGGAGGTGGAGTTCCATCCGGAAGGGCTGTGGGAGCTTGCTTCCTATGCCCAGCGGATCAATGAGGAAACCGAGAACATCGGGGCCAGACGCCTGTATACCCTGCTGGAAAAGGTGCTGCACGAGCTCTCCTTTTCCGCAGCCGAGCAGGAGGGGGAGAAGGTGGTCATCGATGCCCACTACGTCCAGGATCAGCTCAAGGATATTGAAGAAAACCGGGACTTGAGCCGGTATATCCTGTAG
- the hslV gene encoding ATP-dependent protease subunit HslV, whose product MSTYLEVDVSQNDFHGTTILAVKTPTGVAMAGDGQVTMGQAVVLKHKALKVRRMYKDRILAGFAGATADAFTLFERFESKLEAFSGNLLRASVELAKDWRTDKYLRRLEALLVVADKSTVLVLTGTGDVIEPDDGIVGIGSGGPYAQAAAKALVEHTQMSGRDIAEKSMLIAAQMCVYTNDQFTIEEVA is encoded by the coding sequence TTGAGCACGTACCTGGAGGTGGATGTGAGCCAGAACGATTTTCACGGGACCACGATCCTGGCGGTCAAAACCCCGACCGGGGTGGCCATGGCTGGAGACGGGCAGGTGACAATGGGCCAGGCCGTGGTTTTAAAACACAAGGCTTTAAAAGTCAGACGGATGTATAAAGACAGGATCCTGGCCGGTTTTGCCGGAGCCACGGCCGATGCCTTCACCCTTTTTGAGCGGTTCGAGTCCAAGCTGGAGGCCTTCAGCGGCAATCTCCTCCGGGCCAGCGTGGAGTTGGCCAAGGACTGGCGCACGGACAAGTACCTGCGTAGGCTGGAGGCTCTGCTGGTTGTGGCCGACAAGAGTACGGTCCTGGTCCTGACTGGAACAGGAGACGTCATAGAGCCGGACGACGGGATTGTGGGTATTGGTTCCGGCGGGCCGTACGCCCAGGCTGCGGCCAAGGCATTGGTTGAACATACCCAGATGTCCGGGCGGGATATTGCGGAAAAGTCCATGCTCATCGCAGCCCAGATGTGTGTGTACACCAACGATCAATTCACTATTGAAGAGGTAGCATAG
- a CDS encoding adenylate/guanylate cyclase domain-containing protein, whose product MSVRLKLILGIMGIAFLASGATGSYFYWQAKASMLTSIKQQLKASAVVGSKLVDGSRVEKLRGPEQSSTQAYKDLQNLMGNLAQSTPEFLYAYIMRIRDGKVRFVVDSPPSDDDGDGKISADEMPAPIGEPYPNPPRELLQGFARPSVDPEPWKDKWGWAMSGYAPITTESGRQVGLLGIDMSANRIRDKLTEIQRAGVISLGLALSLALIMTWILSRQILHPVRSLHAAMRAVGNGDLGQRLPVGRKDEFGQLMQLFNQMIQALREKDLLKRSLGKVLPPSVTQRLQAGELQLGGEVVEASILFCDLRNFTALSTKLPPHLLVSLLNEYFTRMVREAEFRGGMVDKFVGDSLMVVFEHSSERRSGGGDSREGNSGGSDADRAVEAALAMIEECDRLNEKQRLEGDFALQNSIGLHRGPVVAGNIGSPERMEYTCIGDAVNVAARLEKGTRELQTRLAISKEFHSRLTTTSARFRQVGDVQLKGRDDAVGVLVLDA is encoded by the coding sequence ATGTCTGTACGGCTGAAGCTGATTCTGGGAATCATGGGGATCGCCTTTCTGGCTTCCGGGGCGACCGGGTCGTATTTTTACTGGCAGGCCAAGGCATCCATGCTGACATCCATCAAGCAGCAGCTGAAAGCCTCGGCGGTGGTGGGGTCCAAGCTTGTGGACGGTTCCCGGGTGGAGAAGCTGCGTGGGCCGGAGCAAAGCTCGACCCAGGCCTACAAGGACCTGCAGAATCTGATGGGCAATCTGGCCCAGTCCACCCCGGAATTCTTGTATGCCTATATCATGCGCATCCGGGACGGAAAGGTCAGATTTGTAGTCGATTCCCCGCCCAGCGACGATGACGGAGACGGGAAGATCTCGGCGGATGAGATGCCGGCCCCTATCGGCGAGCCGTATCCAAACCCGCCCCGGGAGCTGCTCCAGGGCTTTGCCAGGCCCTCGGTGGATCCCGAGCCGTGGAAGGATAAATGGGGCTGGGCCATGTCCGGATATGCACCCATCACCACGGAGTCCGGCCGACAGGTCGGCCTCCTGGGCATCGACATGTCGGCCAACCGCATCCGGGACAAGCTGACAGAGATTCAGCGGGCGGGGGTAATCTCTCTGGGCTTGGCCCTGAGCCTGGCCTTGATCATGACCTGGATCCTGTCCAGGCAAATCCTTCATCCGGTGCGCTCCCTGCATGCAGCCATGCGGGCGGTGGGCAACGGAGATTTGGGACAGCGGCTTCCTGTGGGCCGCAAGGATGAGTTCGGGCAGTTGATGCAGCTGTTTAATCAAATGATACAGGCCCTGAGGGAAAAGGATCTGCTGAAGAGGAGTCTGGGCAAGGTCTTGCCTCCCTCGGTGACCCAGAGGCTGCAGGCCGGCGAGCTCCAGCTGGGTGGAGAGGTGGTCGAGGCCAGCATCCTGTTTTGCGATCTGAGGAACTTCACTGCCTTGAGCACCAAGCTGCCGCCGCACCTCCTGGTCAGTCTGCTCAATGAGTACTTTACCCGCATGGTCCGGGAAGCGGAGTTCAGGGGCGGGATGGTGGACAAGTTCGTGGGCGATTCCCTGATGGTTGTGTTTGAGCATTCTTCCGAAAGGAGGTCCGGAGGCGGGGACAGCAGGGAAGGGAATAGCGGCGGCAGCGATGCGGATCGAGCGGTGGAAGCGGCCTTGGCCATGATCGAAGAGTGCGACAGGCTGAACGAGAAGCAGCGTCTGGAAGGAGATTTCGCCTTGCAGAACTCCATCGGGCTGCACCGGGGCCCGGTTGTGGCCGGAAATATCGGCAGCCCGGAACGCATGGAGTACACCTGCATTGGTGACGCGGTCAATGTGGCGGCCAGGCTGGAGAAAGGCACCCGGGAGCTGCAGACCCGTCTGGCTATATCCAAAGAGTTCCATTCCCGGTTGACCACCACCTCAGCCCGGTTCCGCCAGGTGGGGGACGTGCAGCTCAAGGGCAGGGATGACGCGGTGGGAGTATTGGTCCTGGATGCTTGA
- a CDS encoding M24 family metallopeptidase, with amino-acid sequence MPDIYEQRREKLRAKLVEQGLDAYLVLHPANRYYLSGFELHDPQCNESAGALVVAADGKDRLCTDPRYLDAARRLWPEEDIFIYRNKRTPALAEFLGKQPYARIGFETRIMSHELFAALNTKLDLIPHVGLTEELRTVKDEVELEHMRASCTLNHHVFSSLPSWLEPGRTEQELAWRIERCFRENGASELAFSPIVAVNQNAALPHSIPGPDQLSSDCLLLVDVGGRCQEYCSDQTRTFWAGSKPSDRFQRTLDLVQGAQHKAISAVRPGMEIKDLYQTAWAYFDQHGVAEYFTHALGHGIGLETHEYPGLGPKAQGVLLPGMVITIEPGLYYPEWGGIRWEHMVVVTEDGAEVL; translated from the coding sequence ATGCCTGATATCTATGAGCAGCGAAGGGAGAAGCTGCGGGCAAAGCTGGTCGAGCAGGGACTGGATGCCTACCTGGTCCTCCACCCGGCCAACCGTTATTATTTAAGCGGCTTTGAGCTCCACGATCCCCAGTGCAACGAAAGCGCCGGCGCCCTGGTCGTCGCGGCAGATGGCAAGGACCGGCTCTGCACCGATCCCAGATATCTGGATGCGGCCAGACGTCTGTGGCCGGAAGAGGATATCTTCATCTACCGCAACAAAAGGACCCCGGCCCTGGCCGAGTTCCTGGGCAAGCAGCCCTATGCCAGGATCGGGTTTGAAACCAGGATCATGAGCCACGAGCTCTTTGCCGCCCTGAATACCAAGCTGGACCTCATCCCCCATGTGGGGCTGACAGAAGAGCTGCGGACAGTAAAGGATGAGGTCGAGCTGGAGCACATGCGCGCCTCCTGCACCTTGAATCATCATGTTTTTTCCTCCCTGCCCTCCTGGCTGGAGCCCGGGCGGACCGAGCAGGAGCTGGCCTGGCGCATCGAGCGCTGCTTCCGGGAAAACGGGGCCAGCGAACTGGCTTTTTCGCCCATTGTGGCCGTGAATCAGAACGCGGCCCTGCCTCATTCCATCCCGGGCCCCGATCAGCTCAGTTCCGACTGCCTGCTCCTGGTCGATGTCGGCGGGCGCTGTCAGGAGTACTGCTCCGACCAGACCCGGACCTTCTGGGCGGGATCCAAACCAAGCGATCGATTCCAGCGTACCCTGGACCTGGTCCAGGGCGCTCAGCACAAGGCTATCTCCGCGGTCAGGCCGGGGATGGAGATCAAGGATCTCTACCAAACGGCCTGGGCCTACTTTGACCAGCATGGTGTTGCCGAATATTTCACCCATGCCCTGGGGCACGGCATCGGTCTGGAGACCCATGAGTACCCCGGGCTGGGCCCCAAGGCCCAGGGTGTGCTCCTGCCCGGCATGGTCATTACAATAGAGCCAGGGCTGTACTACCCCGAATGGGGCGGGATCCGCTGGGAACACATGGTGGTGGTCACCGAAGACGGGGCCGAAGTCCTGTGA
- a CDS encoding DUF4911 domain-containing protein, whose protein sequence is MYIRIPRREIAFFKFMLEGEHNLALMTVVDRFEAAIRLSFAPGQLQEVEDFVRRMEDEMHVERLPVPGSSFAFATP, encoded by the coding sequence ATGTACATCCGCATCCCCCGGCGGGAAATCGCCTTTTTCAAGTTCATGCTGGAAGGCGAGCACAACCTGGCCCTGATGACCGTGGTGGACAGATTCGAGGCAGCGATCAGACTGAGCTTTGCTCCGGGCCAGCTGCAGGAAGTGGAGGACTTTGTGCGCCGGATGGAGGATGAAATGCACGTGGAGAGGCTGCCGGTCCCCGGCAGCTCCTTTGCCTTTGCCACCCCATGA
- a CDS encoding MBL fold metallo-hydrolase RNA specificity domain-containing protein: MLKVTCLGATQTVTGSNFLLRTDSGKKYLVDCGLFQGPKKIERRNWSDWDFDPAGIDALLLTHAHIDHSGRIPKLVKDGFRGRILTTHPTAELCRIMLLDSAHIQEMQAEWESKKRKRQGLAPVDPLYTQEDAEKVMEYIHPVQRDEMIELEPDLQVRFRNAGHILGSSIVELWTRDQDEEMKVIFSGDLGQEDQLIVQDPHQILNADHLFVESTYGDRNHRSFDQSKEELLQAIMYSARAGEKVLIPAFAVERTQEILYILGEFHRQGRLPDIPVFLDSPLAIKATEIFRQNPRDYDQDARALVSRGVDPFDLPDLTFTSSTQESMDLNARQGPAIIIAGNGMCTAGRIVHHLKHNLWRQGCSVVIVGFQVAGSTGRMLVDGAKKVKVLGENISVRAKVFTIGGFSAHADQSGLLTWIGHFRNHPKVYLVHGEERASTALAQAIRSRIGFEVHIPQWKESLLLKPRQEVEEVFAKETGEADFAAATYNSVIDVERLIKELKKKIQDPEWAKNLDEEDLDRLQSWYQDLQTMLGEKDA, from the coding sequence ATGCTCAAAGTGACCTGTCTGGGAGCCACCCAAACCGTCACCGGCTCCAACTTCCTACTCCGGACCGACTCCGGCAAGAAATACCTTGTGGACTGCGGCCTCTTCCAGGGCCCGAAAAAGATCGAACGCCGGAACTGGTCGGACTGGGACTTTGATCCGGCAGGCATCGATGCCTTGCTCTTGACCCATGCCCATATCGACCACAGCGGCCGGATTCCCAAACTGGTCAAAGACGGATTCCGGGGCAGAATTTTGACCACCCATCCCACCGCTGAGCTGTGCCGGATCATGCTCCTGGACTCCGCCCATATCCAGGAGATGCAGGCTGAATGGGAATCGAAGAAGAGAAAACGCCAGGGCCTTGCCCCGGTGGATCCGCTGTACACCCAAGAGGATGCGGAAAAGGTCATGGAATATATCCATCCGGTGCAGCGGGACGAGATGATTGAGCTTGAACCCGATCTGCAGGTCAGATTCCGCAACGCCGGGCACATCCTCGGATCTTCCATTGTCGAGCTGTGGACCAGGGACCAGGATGAGGAGATGAAGGTCATCTTTTCCGGAGACCTGGGACAGGAAGACCAGCTCATTGTCCAGGATCCCCATCAGATCTTGAATGCCGACCACCTGTTTGTGGAGTCAACCTATGGGGACCGCAATCACCGGTCCTTTGACCAGAGCAAGGAAGAACTGCTCCAGGCCATCATGTACAGCGCCCGGGCCGGTGAAAAGGTGCTCATTCCGGCCTTTGCCGTGGAGCGGACCCAGGAGATCCTGTATATCCTGGGCGAATTTCACCGCCAGGGCCGTCTTCCGGACATCCCGGTCTTTCTGGACAGTCCCCTGGCGATCAAGGCCACTGAGATCTTCCGACAAAATCCCAGGGATTACGACCAGGATGCCCGGGCCCTGGTCAGCAGGGGGGTGGACCCTTTTGACCTCCCGGACCTGACCTTCACCTCCTCCACTCAGGAATCAATGGACCTGAACGCCAGACAGGGCCCGGCGATTATTATCGCCGGCAATGGCATGTGCACCGCCGGGCGCATAGTGCACCATCTCAAGCACAATCTGTGGCGGCAAGGATGCAGTGTGGTCATTGTCGGCTTTCAGGTCGCCGGGAGTACCGGCCGGATGCTTGTGGACGGAGCCAAGAAGGTCAAGGTCCTGGGCGAAAACATATCAGTCCGGGCCAAGGTGTTCACTATTGGCGGATTTTCAGCCCATGCGGATCAAAGCGGCCTTTTGACCTGGATCGGGCACTTCCGCAATCATCCCAAGGTGTATCTGGTCCATGGGGAGGAAAGGGCGAGCACCGCCCTGGCCCAGGCCATACGCAGCCGCATCGGTTTTGAGGTCCACATTCCCCAGTGGAAAGAGAGCCTGCTCCTCAAGCCCCGCCAGGAAGTAGAGGAGGTTTTTGCCAAGGAGACCGGTGAGGCGGACTTTGCTGCTGCCACATACAACTCTGTGATCGATGTGGAACGGTTGATCAAGGAGCTGAAAAAAAAGATTCAGGATCCAGAATGGGCCAAAAACCTGGACGAGGAAGACCTGGACCGGCTGCAATCCTGGTACCAGGACCTGCAGACCATGCTTGGAGAGAAAGATGCCTGA
- a CDS encoding cyclic nucleotide-binding domain-containing protein, giving the protein MPEPSFITVSPGDRIFAQNERVEAVYHLLHGEVSLWRNGWSGGRLTAGHILGLDGAYAPDCLHPCTALAENECRLAAFALEHVPEALLDAPQMAERVLFSLARQLHYEWERSSFSGRGNNERAFLGRILNVERGETVIREGERTDQVYRIIATDQGLEVSRQGTVLSILDQPGEFFGEMAAVLGQPRTATVRSLGRSTLEAYPARLLPQIVSDYPELSWRVIQGLSQRLQAANAGLHSR; this is encoded by the coding sequence ATGCCTGAGCCGTCGTTCATCACTGTTTCACCCGGAGATAGGATCTTTGCCCAGAATGAACGCGTAGAAGCCGTCTATCACCTGCTGCACGGCGAGGTCAGCCTGTGGCGCAACGGCTGGTCCGGAGGCAGACTCACTGCCGGCCACATCCTGGGGCTGGACGGTGCCTACGCCCCGGACTGCCTGCACCCGTGCACCGCCCTGGCTGAGAATGAATGCCGCCTGGCCGCCTTTGCCCTGGAGCACGTCCCCGAGGCCCTGCTGGATGCCCCCCAAATGGCGGAGAGGGTCCTGTTCAGCCTGGCCAGACAGCTCCACTATGAATGGGAACGATCAAGCTTTTCCGGCAGGGGAAACAACGAACGTGCTTTTCTGGGGCGGATTCTGAACGTTGAGCGCGGAGAGACCGTCATCCGGGAAGGGGAAAGAACAGACCAGGTATACCGGATAATTGCCACCGACCAGGGACTGGAGGTTTCCCGGCAGGGAACCGTCCTTTCCATCCTGGATCAGCCCGGAGAGTTCTTCGGAGAGATGGCCGCTGTCCTGGGCCAGCCCCGGACAGCGACTGTCCGCTCCCTGGGCCGGTCAACCCTGGAAGCCTATCCAGCCCGTCTTCTGCCCCAAATCGTGTCCGACTATCCTGAGCTCAGCTGGCGGGTGATCCAGGGGCTCAGCCAGAGGCTGCAGGCCGCTAACGCCGGGCTGCACTCCCGGTGA